The genomic DNA tttgagtcaaaacctgctgcctagtaagtgattttatgttaaggtttgttgccttaagttcacaagttttattgaatgccatcgccgaagagttgatagttgctcaaatttactttgagttaacagtttgctaagtttgttataaggttaacAATTTGCTCGAGTTAAAAGCAGCATGTGAAGGGTTAAGTTCAAGTATTGCTAAGTTAATGCAGTTGAGTAAGTTTCACCGGTTATGTTAGTTAACCCCACAGCAAATAGAGGCAAAACCATACAAGGTGAATAGAAAGACGATATTTAGGAAATGAGAATTATATAAGCAGTGTCAATTCAAGTCTATACACAGATAGTTATTACAAACAAAAGATAAATAACAAGTTTTCGAAGAAGAGGTGATGGGGAAAGGAAGTTAGTCTTCAGAAGGtacaatcttcccatccaccacttcattgcaGATCGACAACATAGAAAGGTCGAGCTCAGGGTATTGGCACGCCATTTGCTCCAGAGCAGCTTCGAACCCAGAGGTGAGGACTTGAGCAGCACTCTGCTCAAGCTCATGTATTTGCTTATTCAGCTCTTCCTTTTCCTCATGAGTTTGAGCCAGTTCTTCAGTAGCTCTTTTGCTCTCGTCCCGAGTTTGGGCCAGCTCTGCAACAATCTTTTTAGCTTCCTCACGAGCTTGGGAGAGCTCAGCGAGAGCCTTATCTCTGTCTGCCTCGACCTTCCCCAAGAGGATCTCCCTATCTGCTGATCTCTTCTCAATTCTTTCCACCTTGGAAGCCTCAGCTTTTCGTGTAGCCTCCAAATCTGCCACCTTGACCCTGAGTGGGACTAGCTTGCTCTCCAAGTCAATTTTCTCTTGGagttggaggtgcagtttttggcgcagatcAGAGGCTTCCTTGCGCGCGTTCCTTAGCTCGGCGTCCAGTGCATCCTCCAGCCTTGAGTGTTCCATTTCAGTCATCAGCAGGTTGCAAGTGAGCTTCTCCGCCTCAGCCCTTATCATGAGATTTGACTCCTTGAGCTCGGAGTTTTCCTCTTGAAGCTTCTTGAGCGAATCCTTCACAGCTCTTGATACAAGCGAAGGGAGATCTTCCGCCATGGTCTTTAGTTGAGCTGTGAAGGGTCCCAAGGTCTCTTCAAAGGGATATGGGAGGTTTGAGGCTGGTGCTGGAGGCACTGTGGAGTTTGATGTTCgttttcaccaccaccctcttgagcttGAACAGCAAGGGGGGCTGTCAGGCGTGGAGGTGAGGCCGGAACTTACGCTATAGGCGTTGGAGAAATTTGAGCACCCTCATCTTCTCCCAATACAGCCCCAGTGATGGATGTGGTGGAAGGGGGACCCTCTCCAACAGATACAAAcggtgtagaggcgcttggaGGTTCCTCTGCGTAATTAGGGCTACCACTCTCGATCACGATGGGCGCGGCGGTCAGTGGTGCTATTTGGACTGGTTCTAGTAGAGCTGGAGGTGATGGTGGCGTTGGTGTTGGAAGAGCAGGTGGTGTCGAAGTGGTTACTCTTTTTCTCTTGGCGACGAGACCATCCTCAGTCTCCATCGTCATCCTCTTCCTCTGCCACCACCTGGGGGGTCTTCCTCTTCGGTCTCTTCAAAACCAGTTTTTTCCTTTCCGGGACGGGTAGTACCTCGGAAGAAGTTGGACCTCGGGGAGGAGTCTTGCCATGAGCAGCGACGATCTCCACAactgagttgggcacagtttgggagcccgccgcgagtttgtgggatcgggcgatcgccctcaattcCGCCAGCTTTCCTTTTCCCAACATGTTGTCCGCACAAGGTAAAAAATAGATGAGTAACCAAAGCAGAAGCAGAACATGCAGGTATATACATACAAAGATAACATAAGTAAATAGCACATGGATGAATGGTCAAGGCCAATACAGAATAATGGAGTGTCAAAGATAGAATGGTAAGAATGCTAAGTCAGTTTTAACGCGAAGTGAGAGTCTTGGTGTTGGGAAAGGGGCTAACCTATGTACATCTCAAGTTGGCCCTCAAGGAATTCAAAGGAGATTATCTGAGCAGTGGGGAGGGTGATGTTGGAAGAAGCCActctcttccagaagagacaaaggtctttgtccagctcccccatgttgtcaggacttcttggtctCCTGAAGTTGTCTTTGGAGTCCTTGTGCCCCTTATTTagccaatacaaggggaagccatcaagcagtgaagggtcttgatcgttctagcacaccttgacgaacttccccttccagtctttgtaggattgctggaagatggagaggattgacctcccagcaatcccgttcaggctgacccagggGCGATCTCCAGGATTCTTTGCCTCGAACAAAAAGAGGAAGACATCCACCGAAGCCGGTAGCCCCAAGTGCGGGCAAAGGATTTGGAacgccctcacgaatgcccagctgttgggatggagctgggcaggggcgatgttgagctcggtcagcagctccctctcgaagcgagtgaaaggaaacctaagtttcactttcttgaacagtgtggcgtagatgaagcagaacaactcgtcgttgCTCCTCTTATCGTCCACACAGATTGGTTCTCCAGGAAGGCAAGGCAGCACTGTCACTTTCctatcgtgctccttgtgaaatgaaagGTCAAATTGATCCCCTTTCCTCAGTCGATGTACCCCCACCTCAGTGTTTATCGATGAAGTTTCCTTCAGTAGAATCGGGGAGGCCCAAGGGTAAAGCTCTTTGTAGTCTTGTGAAGGAAGGGAGACTTCCCCGGCCTGTGGTGGAGTTGCTTGGGTAAGATTGGCATGGGATgaggcaggcctctcagcctgtgaGGAAGGAGCATCAGAGGCTCGTGGGGGGTTGCGTGTTGGTGGAGGGTTTGTCCCAGTGGTAACCCTACGAGTATTgggaggagggtttcgcgatgaggaAGGAGGGTTAGCGATGGACTTTGtctgagccatcgcaggaactgcaaaggaaagaaaagggagGAAATGAGGATAGCAAAAGAATGACTCGATCGAAGACGAAGAAGATAGAACGAACGAGTGAGAGTACGCTGGGGAAGACGCTATCAAGAACGAAGctctaagttacgagaaaaaagagaaacaacccacaacgtatgctccagacagttaatggatgatgcaaaccgattaaaatgcaacaaatatcagtagaaggagtaaaaaagttaccttttgatgatcggatGAGTGTTGAAAGAAGTTGAAGATTGAGGGAGACGTAGGTTTCGCAGTTCGCAGAGAGAGCGTTCAGAATgcttgaagatgaagaaagataatgaaacagtgaatagcgcgaagggtttaagggtttcgaACGTTGTAGGTAGCGTAAACGACAGTGAACAATGGCCGTTGATGggtccacgtgtcgaacgatcgAAGGAGTTGGTGAAATGTCGAGTCAATGAACAGTTTTAGCACCAACGCGCAAAGCCACGTAAGCCGCCGGATTTAAACCTCTTTAGTCTCctcgctgaacaagtcgcagctcgagactggggggcttgtgtatcgaccaggtcatcgggtgtgatgacgtgtcttgcacgtgctcgGGTGGGGCGTGCACAGTGGAACACGTAAGCTAGAAAAGGTGAATGGTTTAGAAGTTggcatagtcgccgatcgctgaattggcgttcttcgatctctagtgtgcgtaaccggcggtcaccagagttacgtCACAGTCGCCGTATGAGAGTGCTAGGAGATCAGATGATCAGAGATTGTCGGGGAATGCTAGaagatcgggtggtttacacgccGTCccaaggagcacatcgccggatctcccagtaaacttagttaaagttgttgaaggctcagaagggtaatttcaagcgtgtaagttcagtaagacgattgTTGCACCAGCATGGGGATGAAGGTCGAGTGGGTTGGGgggaacaccttgctcatcagcGATAGGATTCCCatagtggacattcgttggtggcaaggtttccctaGTTAGAACATGCACGGCGCAGCAATAAGAAAGGTGTCGCTTGCGACGAGCggtatcacagagatgatgcactttgttgcatccaatactcgccttgtcaggtggtgtttcacag from Phaseolus vulgaris cultivar G19833 unplaced genomic scaffold, P. vulgaris v2.0 scaffold_69, whole genome shotgun sequence includes the following:
- the LOC137817456 gene encoding uncharacterized protein, producing MAEDLPSLVSRAVKDSLKKLQEENSELKESNLMIRAEAEKLTCNLLMTEMEHSRLEDALDAELRNARKEASDLRQKLHLQLQEKIDLESKLVPLRVKVADLEATRKAEASKVERIEKRSADREILLGKVEADRDKALAELSQAREEAKKIVAELAQTRDESKRATEELAQTHEEKEELNKQIHELEQSAAQVLTSGFEAALEQMACQYPELDLSMLSICNEVVDGKIVPSED